A genomic stretch from Schistosoma haematobium chromosome 2, whole genome shotgun sequence includes:
- the FABP3 gene encoding Fatty acid-binding protein, heart (EggNog:ENOG410N8FA~COG:I) produces the protein MTELVGTWKYLESSNVEELSSELGTPNDVYNIINKMKSNMIIDLNDNEVRIKMIICDQELDQSFELGQEVEELTFDGRIVRAIVTIESDKKMVHVQKHGFTETVITREVDGDTLMTTIKSQQHVATIKYQRV, from the exons ATGACTGAATTAGTTGGAACATGGAAATATCTTGAAAGTTCCAATGTGGAAGAATTGTCTAGTGAATTAG gAACTCCTAATGATGTAtataatattatcaataaaatgaaatcaaatatgATCATAGATTTGAATGATAACGAAGTAcgtataaaaatgataatatgtGATCAAGAACTGGATCAATCATTTGAATTGGGTCAAGAAGTTGAAGAATTAACATTTGATGGACGAATCGTTCga GCTATTGTGACCATTGAATCAGACAAGAAAATGGTACATGTACAAAAACATGGCTTTACGGAAACTGTCATTACACGTGAAGTTGATGGCGACACACTGATGACA ACAATAAAATCTCAGCAGCATGTAGCAACTATCAAGTATCAACGTGTTTGA